One stretch of Deltaproteobacteria bacterium DNA includes these proteins:
- a CDS encoding bifunctional nuclease family protein, whose protein sequence is MLIEMKVSGLTLDPITGMPIVILKDLQEKKAIPIWIGIFEASAIATELEKIRFSRPMTHDLLKEMLQAMEVKISRIEIQDLRNNTFFACIFMEGKDGETRTVDARPSDAIALALRMDSPIFIEEKVIEKSRSIDFEVNLMEKDKLTDEKLKEFLENLPLEDFGKYKM, encoded by the coding sequence ATGTTGATAGAGATGAAGGTTTCCGGATTGACGCTTGACCCCATTACGGGCATGCCGATTGTTATCCTGAAGGACTTGCAGGAGAAAAAAGCCATTCCGATCTGGATCGGTATCTTCGAGGCCAGCGCGATTGCCACGGAACTGGAGAAGATCAGGTTTTCCCGACCCATGACCCACGATCTGCTGAAGGAAATGCTCCAGGCGATGGAGGTGAAAATTTCGCGGATCGAAATTCAGGATCTGCGAAACAACACGTTTTTTGCCTGTATTTTTATGGAAGGGAAGGACGGCGAGACCCGCACGGTGGACGCGCGCCCGAGCGACGCCATCGCCCTGGCGCTGCGCATGGACTCCCCGATCTTTATCGAGGAGAAAGTGATCGAAAAATCACGGAGTATCGATTTCGAAGTCAACCTGATGGAAAAGGACAAATTGACGGATGAAAAGCTGAAGGAATTTCTCGAAAACCTGCCTCTCGAGGATTTCGGAAAGTATAAAATGTAG
- a CDS encoding zinc ribbon domain-containing protein — MPIFEFECGKCRHHFEHLCLSGGEAETLTCPECGSAKITKLMSAFAGRTGSASGAGCGSCSATSCPPS; from the coding sequence ATGCCTATTTTCGAGTTCGAATGCGGGAAGTGCCGGCATCATTTTGAACATCTTTGCCTTTCCGGCGGGGAGGCGGAAACCCTGACCTGTCCGGAATGCGGATCGGCAAAGATCACAAAACTCATGTCCGCCTTCGCCGGCAGAACGGGAAGCGCTTCGGGCGCCGGTTGCGGTTCCTGCTCCGCCACGTCATGCCCCCCCTCCTGA
- the miaB gene encoding tRNA (N6-isopentenyl adenosine(37)-C2)-methylthiotransferase MiaB, which produces MLATKKLYIQTFGCQMNVHDSEQIATLLRPHGYEPADRPAEADVILVNTCSIREKAAQKAYSQLGRYSLLKKRKPELLIAVGGCLAQQYGRKILKRVPLADLIFGTHNNHLLPDLLARAAAGRSAVVETAFRESVPSIGFPAEPDRDAVSAFVTIMQGCNNFCSFCVVPHVRGREESRRTGAILEEIRWLVDRGIREVTLLGQNVNSYGSTLDDGAGFPRLLREINRIDGLMRIRFTTSHPKDLSDDLIGCFASEAKLCPHIHLPVQSGSNRILKRMNRRYTREDYMGKVEKLRSACPEISITSDMIVGFPGETEADYEQTLDLMRRVRFDALFSFQYSEREGTAATALQGKVPDHRKRERLRFLQKLQDEHTLEKNRTMLGRDVLVLVEGHSKNAREDMSGRTTTNRIVNFPGEASLVGKVVPVRITGAYLHSLHGERFKIAGEGSC; this is translated from the coding sequence CTGTTGGCGACTAAGAAACTCTACATCCAGACATTCGGCTGCCAAATGAACGTTCACGATTCGGAACAGATCGCGACCCTTTTGCGGCCCCACGGTTACGAACCAGCGGATCGGCCCGCCGAAGCGGACGTGATCCTCGTCAATACCTGCAGCATCCGGGAGAAAGCCGCCCAGAAGGCCTACAGCCAGCTCGGCCGCTACTCCCTGCTGAAAAAGCGCAAGCCTGAACTCCTTATCGCGGTCGGCGGTTGCCTGGCCCAGCAGTACGGCAGAAAAATTCTGAAAAGGGTTCCCCTTGCCGATCTGATCTTTGGCACACACAACAACCATCTTCTCCCGGACCTTCTGGCCAGAGCCGCGGCGGGACGATCCGCCGTGGTCGAGACGGCATTCAGGGAAAGCGTGCCGTCCATCGGGTTTCCGGCGGAACCGGACAGGGACGCCGTCAGCGCCTTCGTGACGATCATGCAGGGGTGTAACAACTTCTGTTCCTTCTGTGTTGTCCCCCATGTTCGGGGCAGGGAAGAGAGCCGGCGGACCGGGGCGATCCTCGAAGAGATCCGGTGGCTTGTTGACCGGGGCATCCGGGAGGTCACCCTCCTGGGACAGAATGTGAATTCCTACGGATCAACCCTGGACGACGGCGCCGGTTTCCCCCGCCTCCTCAGGGAAATCAACCGGATCGACGGGCTCATGAGGATCCGCTTCACCACCTCTCACCCCAAGGATCTGTCCGACGACCTGATCGGGTGTTTTGCTTCCGAGGCCAAACTCTGCCCGCACATACACCTGCCTGTTCAGTCGGGCTCGAACCGGATCCTGAAGAGGATGAACCGGCGTTACACCCGGGAGGATTACATGGGAAAGGTGGAAAAATTGCGGTCGGCCTGTCCGGAGATCAGCATCACGTCCGACATGATTGTGGGTTTCCCGGGGGAGACCGAGGCGGATTACGAACAGACCCTCGACCTGATGCGCCGGGTTCGCTTTGACGCCCTCTTCTCCTTTCAGTATTCCGAACGGGAGGGGACGGCGGCCACGGCTTTGCAGGGGAAGGTGCCCGATCACCGGAAGAGGGAGCGGCTGCGATTTCTCCAGAAACTCCAGGACGAACATACCCTGGAGAAGAACAGGACCATGCTGGGACGGGATGTTCTCGTCTTGGTGGAGGGGCACAGTAAAAACGCAAGGGAAGACATGTCCGGAAGAACGACAACCAACCGGATCGTGAATTTCCCGGGGGAAGCGTCACTGGTCGGGAAGGTCGTTCCGGTCAGAATAACCGGAGCCTACCTTCACTCGCTTCACGGAGAAAGGTTTAAGATTGCAGGAGAGGGATCATGTTGA
- the lepA gene encoding elongation factor 4 — MKHIRNFSIIAHIDHGKSTLADRLIQHTGVVDARTFQDQILDNMDIERERGITIKSQVIALPYRGKDGLDYTLNLIDTPGHVDFSYEVSRSLASCEGVLLLIDAAQGVQAQTLANLYLAMENNLEIIPVINKIDLPAADVERVIEQIDSELGLDPDLHLTCSAKEGIGIEGILEAVVKRIPPPKGDPEAPLAALIFDAKYDSFRGTVIHCRIMDGTVKSGDIISFMHNRATYKVEEVGHFLIDRRKADRLSAGETGYIIAGVKTVSDVHTGDTITHENRPCDKPLPGFREVKPVVFASIYPIASDDYEDLAGALDKYKLNDASFVYQKDSSVALGQGFRCGFLGLLHLDVVQERLEREYDLSIILSVPSVRYRFTLKDGTVLYVDNPSEYPDPMAVEKGEEPYIRASMMLPERYVGTVMKLCMEKRGANSTLNYPSPGRAELVYEMPLSEVIYDFYDRFKSATQGYGSFDYDLIDYRESHLVLLDILVNGEKVDALSQIVHRERARARGVLACDRLKEEIPRQMFKIAIQGAIGGEIVSRSTINAFRKDVTSKCYGGDISRKRKLLEKQRKGKKRMKMIGQVSIPQSAFLAVLKTEGT, encoded by the coding sequence ATGAAACACATTCGTAATTTCAGCATCATCGCCCATATCGACCACGGCAAATCCACCCTGGCGGACCGGCTGATCCAGCACACCGGCGTTGTCGATGCCCGCACGTTCCAGGACCAGATCCTGGACAACATGGATATCGAACGGGAACGGGGCATAACGATTAAAAGTCAGGTCATTGCGCTTCCCTATCGCGGAAAGGACGGACTCGACTACACGCTGAATCTCATCGATACGCCGGGCCATGTGGATTTTTCCTACGAGGTATCCCGTTCCCTCGCCTCCTGCGAGGGAGTCCTCCTCCTGATCGACGCCGCCCAGGGGGTTCAGGCCCAGACCCTGGCCAACCTCTACCTCGCCATGGAAAACAACCTGGAGATCATCCCCGTCATCAACAAGATCGATTTGCCCGCGGCCGACGTGGAAAGGGTTATCGAACAGATCGATTCCGAACTGGGCCTCGACCCGGATTTGCACCTGACCTGTTCGGCCAAGGAGGGCATCGGTATCGAGGGCATCCTCGAAGCGGTCGTGAAACGCATCCCCCCGCCCAAAGGCGATCCGGAAGCACCCCTGGCCGCCCTGATATTCGACGCCAAGTACGATTCCTTCCGCGGTACGGTCATCCACTGCCGTATCATGGACGGCACGGTGAAGAGCGGCGACATCATTTCCTTCATGCACAACCGGGCCACCTACAAGGTCGAGGAGGTGGGGCATTTTCTCATCGACCGCCGGAAGGCGGACCGCCTTTCAGCGGGGGAAACGGGCTACATCATCGCCGGGGTGAAGACCGTCTCCGACGTCCACACGGGCGATACGATCACCCACGAGAACCGTCCCTGCGACAAACCCCTTCCCGGCTTCAGGGAGGTGAAACCCGTCGTTTTCGCGTCCATCTACCCGATTGCTTCCGACGACTACGAAGATCTGGCGGGGGCTCTCGACAAATACAAGCTGAACGACGCCTCCTTCGTTTACCAGAAAGACTCCTCCGTCGCCCTGGGCCAGGGCTTCCGCTGCGGCTTCCTCGGCCTGCTCCACCTCGATGTCGTGCAGGAACGGCTGGAGCGGGAATACGATCTCTCCATCATCCTGTCCGTTCCCAGCGTCCGTTACCGTTTCACCCTGAAGGACGGAACGGTCCTTTACGTGGACAATCCGTCGGAATACCCCGATCCCATGGCTGTCGAGAAGGGCGAGGAACCCTACATCCGGGCGTCGATGATGCTGCCGGAACGCTACGTCGGCACGGTGATGAAGCTCTGCATGGAAAAACGGGGCGCCAATTCCACCCTGAACTACCCCAGTCCCGGACGGGCCGAGCTGGTCTACGAAATGCCCCTGTCCGAAGTCATTTACGATTTTTATGACCGTTTCAAATCGGCCACCCAGGGTTACGGCTCCTTCGATTACGATCTCATCGATTACCGGGAAAGCCATCTCGTCCTTCTGGATATCCTCGTCAACGGGGAAAAGGTCGATGCCCTCTCGCAGATCGTTCATCGAGAAAGGGCCCGCGCCCGCGGCGTGCTGGCCTGCGACCGCCTGAAGGAGGAGATCCCCCGGCAGATGTTCAAGATCGCCATCCAGGGCGCCATCGGTGGGGAAATCGTCTCCCGATCAACAATCAACGCCTTCCGAAAGGACGTGACATCCAAGTGTTACGGCGGCGACATCTCGAGGAAACGAAAGCTCCTGGAAAAACAGAGAAAGGGGAAGAAACGCATGAAAATGATCGGCCAGGTGAGTATTCCCCAGAGTGCGTTTCTCGCGGTCCTGAAAACAGAGGGCACCTGA
- a CDS encoding adenylate kinase: MNILIFGPNGSGKGTQGAVVQKKFGVPHVETGVIFRENISKGTELGKKAKGFIDQGELVPDDITVPMILNRLKEADCAKGWLLDGFPRNLAQAEALWDALAAANMKLDYVIEIVLDRDTSKKRIMGRRLCATDNNHPNNIYIDAIKPAEKDGKMVCRVCGDERLTTRADDQDEGAIDKRHGIYYDTTTGTLAAVNFFKAKVKVLEVDGLPGVKEVSDALLKMLET, from the coding sequence ATGAATATTTTGATTTTTGGCCCCAACGGCAGCGGCAAAGGTACACAGGGCGCGGTAGTCCAGAAAAAATTCGGAGTTCCCCACGTCGAGACGGGGGTGATCTTCCGCGAAAACATTTCGAAGGGCACTGAACTGGGTAAGAAGGCCAAAGGCTTTATCGATCAGGGAGAACTGGTGCCCGACGACATCACCGTCCCCATGATCCTGAACCGCCTGAAGGAAGCGGACTGCGCCAAGGGCTGGCTCCTCGACGGGTTCCCCCGCAATCTGGCGCAGGCGGAGGCCCTGTGGGACGCCCTTGCGGCCGCGAACATGAAACTCGACTACGTGATCGAAATCGTTCTGGATCGGGACACCTCCAAGAAACGCATCATGGGGCGCCGTCTCTGCGCGACCGACAACAACCACCCCAACAACATCTATATCGACGCCATCAAGCCGGCGGAAAAAGACGGCAAGATGGTCTGTCGGGTGTGCGGGGACGAGAGACTGACCACCCGCGCCGATGACCAGGACGAGGGGGCCATCGACAAACGTCACGGCATCTACTATGACACGACGACGGGCACCCTGGCGGCGGTCAATTTCTTCAAGGCCAAGGTGAAGGTTCTGGAAGTGGACGGCCTCCCCGGCGTGAAGGAAGTCTCCGACGCACTTCTGAAGATGTTGGAGACCTGA